The following are from one region of the Carassius auratus strain Wakin chromosome 43, ASM336829v1, whole genome shotgun sequence genome:
- the LOC113061822 gene encoding guanine nucleotide-binding protein subunit beta-5b has protein sequence MCDQTFLAITFGPCDNCSQNKPLMNIYLKNEPINYCSLCVELMACQGLAKGETTNTLKAESESLKAKLEEERAKLHDVELHQVAEKIEALGQFVMKTRRTLKGHGNKVLCMDWCRDKRRIVSSSQDGKVIVWDAYTTNKEHAVTMPCTWVMACAYAPSGCAVACGGLDNKCSVYPLSLDKNENLAAKKKSVAMHTNYLSSCSFTNSDMQILTSSGDGTCALWDVESGQLLQSFHGHSADVLSLHLAPSETGNTFVSGGCDKKANVWDMRSGQNVQSFETHESDINSVKYYPSGDAFATGSDDATCRLYDLRADREVAIYSRDSIIFGASSVDFSLSGRLLFAGYNDYSINVWDVLKGTRVAILFGHENRVSTVRVSPDGTAFCSGSWDNTLRIWA, from the exons ATGTGCGACCAAACGTTTTTGGCCATTACGTTTGGCCCGTGTGATAACTGCAGTCAAAACAAACCTCTGATGAATATATATCTGAAGAATGAGCCCATCAACTACTGCTCTCTGTGTGTGGAGCTG ATGGCCTGTCAGGGACTGGCGAAGGGCGAAACCACCAACACGCTGAAAGCGGAGTCTGAGTCTCTGAAAGCCAAATTAGAGGAGGAGAGAGCCAAACTGCACGACGTCGAgc TGCATCAAGTGGCGGAGAAGATAGAGGCTTTGGGTCAGTTTGTCATGAAGACCAGGAGAACCTTAAAAGGACATGGGAATAAAGTACTGTGCATGGACTGGTGCCGGGACAAGAGAAGAATCGTCAGCTCCTCTCAG GATGGAAAAGTCATTGTGTGGGATGCATATACAACCAATAAG GAGCATGCGGTCACTATGCCCTGCACCTGGGTCATGGCATGTGCTTATGCCCCTTCTGGCTGTGCTGTGGCTTGTGG TGGTTTGGATAATAAATGCTCCGTCTATCCTCTTTCTTTGGATAAAAATGAGAACTTGGCAGCTAAGAAGAAATCTGTGGCCATGCACACCAACTATCTTTCTTCCTGCAGCTTCACCAACTCTGACAtgcag ATTCTGACATCAAGTGGTGATGGGACATGTGCATTATGGGATGTCGAGAGTGGGCAGCTGCTGCAGAGTTTCCATGGTCACTCGGCTGATGTTCTTTCATTGCACCTCGCACCCTCTGAAACAGGAAACACCTTTGTATCAGGG ggcTGTGATAAGAAGGCTAATGTGTGGGACATGCGCTCGGGACAGAATGTTCAGTCCTTTGAAACGCATGAGTCTGACATCAACAGTGTGAA GTATTACCCTAGCGGAGATGCTTTTGCGACTGGATCTGATGATGCTACT tGTCGTCTGTATGACCTGCGAGCTGACCGTGAGGTTGCCATCTACTCCAGAGACAGTATCATATTTGGAGCCTCTAGTGTGGACTTCTCCCTCAGTG GTCGATTGCTGTTTGCAGGATATAATGACTACTCAATTAACGTCTGGGATGTCCTGAAAGGTACCAGAGTGGCAATTCTCTTTGGCCATGAAAATCGGGTCAGCACTGTCAGAGTTTCTCCTGATGGTACCGCGTTCTGCTCGGGATCATGGGACAACACTTTGCGA ATCTGGGCTTGA
- the LOC113061823 gene encoding anti-apoptotic protein NR13-like, translating to MSCWLREQTLLLAQDYISFCSGIQQTPPSESAEAMRYLAKEMEQQYRSKFRSLSQEFLDTCGSDPSKCLQSVMRELVVDGKLNWGRVVSIFTFTGVLASELVSRGKNSDCSWRLAETIADYLGGEKQDWLEENGGWEGFCRFFHKARQLNQESSMKTALFAAAGVGLAGLTFLLVR from the exons atgtcCTGTTGGTTGAGGGAACAGACTTTATTGCTGGCACAAGATTACATCAGCTTCTGCAGCGGGATCCAACAGACGCCTCCCAGCGAGTCAGCAGAGGCCATGAGATACCTGGCCAAAGAGATGGAGCAGCAGTACAGAAGCAAATTCCGATCCCTCTCCCAGGAGTTCCTGGATACCTGCGGATCAGATCCCAGCAAGTGTCTGCAGAGCGTCATGAGGGAACTGGTGGTAGATGGGAAACTGAACTGGGGGAGGGTGGTTTCCATCTTTACTTTCACTGGAGTGCTGGCCAGTGAGCTAGTGTCCAGGGGAAAGAATTCCGACTGCTCCTGGAGATTGGCCGAGACCATTGCTGACTACCTTGGAGGCGAAAAACAGGACTGGCTGGAGGAAAACGGAGGCTGG gagggtttctgcaggtttttcCACAAAGCAAGACAGCTGAACCAAGAGTCCTCGATGAAGACCGCACTGTTTGCAGCAGCAGGAGTGGGTTTAGCGGGTCTAACATTTCTCTTAGTACGTTGA